The sequence below is a genomic window from Zygosaccharomyces rouxii strain CBS732 chromosome D complete sequence.
TCAATTAGGCCGtgaatttcaattgatacAAATCAATCATGATGGTGGAGAGGAAGAACTATTAGCATTAAATTTGAGTGAGGCACGTTTAATTATCAAGGAAGCATTGTTTGAACGTAGAAGGTCGTTTAGAAGGGCACAACGTCAACATAGAGGTGGGCCTAAATCTGAAAACGAAGATGGAAAATCCTCAGAGGATGAAAACGACGAAGAAATTGCCCACACGGAAACTCgagaaaaggaattggagTCATTGGATAATCTATTAGAGCAAACCACtggtagtaataataaggatttgaaaaatactATGGAATATTTGACGAACTTCTCGAGATTTAGAGACCAGGAAACCGTTAGTGCAGTAATcca
It includes:
- the RPB4 gene encoding DNA-directed RNA polymerase II subunit RPB4 (similar to uniprot|P20433 Saccharomyces cerevisiae YJL140W RPB4 RNA polymerase II subunit B32 forms two subunit dissociable complex with Rpb7p dispensable under some environmental conditions involved in export of mRNA to cytoplasm under stress conditions), whose translation is MNTSTSTFQTRRKRLKKVEEEENAATLQLGREFQLIQINHDGGEEELLALNLSEARLIIKEALFERRRSFRRAQRQHRGGPKSENEDGKSSEDENDEEIAHTETREKELESLDNLLEQTTGSNNKDLKNTMEYLTNFSRFRDQETVSAVIQLLKSTGLHPFEVAQLGSLACDTADEAKTLIPSLNNKISDDDLERILKELSNLETVY